From Acropora muricata isolate sample 2 chromosome 14, ASM3666990v1, whole genome shotgun sequence, one genomic window encodes:
- the LOC136899316 gene encoding forkhead box protein D2-like has protein sequence MAFQGEEKIYQNKEEEVAEFEDFETTKSDEDDEVLLERQPDEEDKPNSSGVQENQVGECRKQTSLSKPPYSYIALITMAILQSPNRKLTLSEICDFIKRRFPYYREKFPSWQNSIRHNLSLNDCFMKMPREPGNPGKGNYWTLDPASEGMFDNGSFLRRRKRFKRPRPPEGSVGALGFPFYWDFMDTQTWRPSMPLYSGHLSVRNYLPCIPTSLPRANEPARVSNRPVKFSIASIIGSDGEDEFPSSTNKANSSFTCSSVRPSSYDRSQCVVSPSSFCAYCSQLASKR, from the coding sequence ATGGCTTTTCAAGGCGAAGAAAAAATTTACCAGAACAAGGAAGAGGAAGTAGCGGAGTTTGAAGATTTTGAAACAACGAAAAGTGATGAAGACGACGAAGTGCTCTTAGAAAGACAACCAGATGAGGAAGACAAACCAAATTCAAGTGGAGTGCAGGAGAATCAAGTTGGCGAGTGTCGGAAACAGACTTCACTTTCAAAGCCACCATATTCCTACATTGCTCTGATCACGATGGCGATATTGCAGTCACCGAATAGAAAACTCACTTTGAGTGAGATCTGTGACTTTATAAAGCGCCGTTTTCCTTACTATCGGGAGAAATTCCCCTCCTGGCAGAATTCCATTCGACACAACCTCTCTCTTAACGACTGTTTCATGAAGATGCCTAGAGAACCGGGAAATCCAGGAAAAGGGAACTATTGGACATTAGATCCCGCGAGCGAAGGGATGTTCGACAATGGAAGCTTTCTGCGACGAAGAAAACGCTTTAAACGGCCTCGTCCACCTGAAGGATCCGTCGGTGCACTGGGTTTTCCGTTCTACTGGGATTTCATGGACACACAAACTTGGCGTCCAAGTATGCCCTTGTACTCAGGACATCTCTCTGTGCGAAACTATCTGCCTTGTATCCCAACGTCTTTACCACGAGCAAATGAACCAGCTCGAGTGAGTAACCGCCCTGTCAAGTTCTCCATCGCCAGCATCATCGGCTCTGATGGCGAGGACGAATTTCCGTCGTCGACAAACAAGGCAAATTCGTCTTTTACTTGTTCGTCCGTGCGTCCTTCGTCCTACGATAGATCTCAGTGCGTGGTTTCGCCGAGTTCGTTTTGCGCGTATTGCAGTCAGCTTGCTTCTAAGCGGTGA